tttttgatatatgatactaactagttcatccccaatagctacgatacagcgctaccagtagggttcaattgcctattgtgagtgcccctgtgttgtgtgcatacatgtagttaacaataactgcatgatggccgGCATCCATAGCAGATTGTGCGGGTGGCTAAAGACTACTCGCATGTTTAGAGACGAGCTTTGCGATACAATTTGCCGATCCACAGATTTTGTGTTGATTAATGTCACGAATGTCAGACCGCCATATTAATGATACAAATGTCAGGCTGTCCCAGACTCGCCAGAAAAAAATGCACTAGCGCGTTGCGCTATGTACGCGCTAAATCTTATTTTAAAAGCTATACGCGCGGGGTCTTGAGACAACTCTGTGTTTTGCCTAATAGGCTAGTCAAATAAAAAATTACTCACCATTAATTGCAACATAATCCATTtcgcatgcgtccatctcccaaacactgacacaaaaacatatcaaaagtccccaaaaatccaagcTGTGGAACAGTGCCCAATTTGCATTAATCCAAAATAGCCgattatgcaggggtgaaatctGGCTAAAAACTATACCCATGTATTGttcttgtcataaggattcagaaaaagtatagtctGACCTATCTTCGATGTatatttcttgagttataggggaaaaggtcaaatgtcaaaatttgaactGCGCAGGGGAGCAAAAAGTGAAAAAATCTCTGATTTctttaaaaatggtctcatattgctccgcttgcaaaagcatttaataaaaagaatagtttgctatatctcagTTGGTTTGTTACCTTGCTAATatggcaaagaagatcaaatcccattgagccatgttgaccttgacctatgtaacaaaacatccaaaacaatgcaacttttatcaTGTTTGCCAAAggcacaatttgagaccagttagATTAAAATTGGAccatatttcaattgtaaatgcctgtgggcccaaaatttgacctttttgcctataactcaagaactatatgtcggatactggtcaaactatacattttctatacattaacatttcaccccaacataattgaagaaaaaaaaagaaaaaaaaaagaaacagcggtcattttggatttatgcaaattaggcactgttccactacttggattgtTGGGGACTTTAaatgtgttattaaatatgcATTTCTAAAACGTATGGTGactaaatggattctgttgcaattagtggcggGTTAACCATTCATTTTTCTTAATATGATTGGCCTCTAAGTATCTTTCATTTCTTTAACAACAATTACAGCAGTATTGCTAGTAATACTTATAGTCTATTGGCTTACGTGATATTTTTCAtctttgtcaaatttttgggtagattcttggcaaccatgtttaaacacatctagaaactccactgattaagaaaaaaatggttgccagttttttcattaacatttagaacctccattttgaatttcaaaatggccgccaatttttttcaaaaatgtccaaTTAACCATAACTATTCATTcaaataattcatacaataattaatatatttcatCTCAACTCATAATAAAGGTGTCAACGATTCATTGGAAACAAAATAAGAgcattaaaatactcaaaattggtaaaaatccaagatggccgccatatttTAGGCTTTTTTTACGTAAAATGCCTTAACTTTTGAACCAATTGACATATGAAGATGCTTTTGATGGCTAACCATATGTTTTGGCATATGAGGATTCCAATAACAACAATGTATTTATGATTGGAACACTTTTTACTCGCATCAGAACTTTCCCTGTATCTGCTTCACGCATTACAACATGTTGCAATACGCCgagtgacaaactttaatgagCTCTGACATCATCgtccaatttacatctcgccgtggTTTGATAGTGTATTCACTATGCAAATAACCGCTTTCCTTGCTCCACAGTGTATCAAGAACtaaccctttgttatgctaatAGCTTTCCCAATTTTACGTGCTGAAGGCCACACTTGCCATACCCAGAAACATCAAAAGAGGAGCTACCTGTTTCCCGTGTATGGGAATTTCTAGCGcacttgtgtataatatttgtgtatttgccaaatgccaaatatggacatcatgaccaatatttatgaatattgcatggtaacTATAGGGAAAATAACCGGATGGTGTCTAAATTTGGCTAGAATATATATACCTTATGGTCGAAACTATCGAGTGAGTTtcatattttataaaataatgaaCTGTATTATGAATGGCAACACGCCGTCATGCACATCCACACTCACTACGAAAAagtgaaatgcttggttgaaattaaaTCAGGTACCTGTctcggttttttaatttttttaatttttttgcatgtaatataaagataacatattcaaatcaacatgatcaatattaataattgtgatattttggcctaaatacatttttTTAGCAAAATACGGCTTtagaaaggagtggatacgtgcattTAGCTAGATACCattgagtgtgtgattattacgtagcctattcaccacacacgggtgaatgggagatgtcctcttAACGTTTTCTAATGGTGATTGGAACGATCTACCCATTGCCGTTAACACGTCCACCTTACTTCCAATTTGTAACAAGTATGTTCAAACCGCAtctctttgtttatttgtttgcttttcattattatgttctttGAATTGTATTTATCATGTTATTGTATGCGCAGTGAGATTTGCGCCTCCTGAGAAAAGAGTATTTTTGAAATGGTATGTAATGCAATGAATGTATCAGGGGGTATTAACGTTATTGATTAATTGTTTCTAATTGTCATTGCTTCAAGATTTTCTAGTTCTTCGCCAATCATTGGTGGTGTAATGTTCATACAGCTGTCACCTTCCCCACCACACTTGCAAATTTGGTACAAATCACATTGTTTCCTATGCATGGGCACCTTCTCGAACACTTTGAATTCTCACAGTTACACCTGATGAGCTGCAGACGGGATCTGGAGCAACCTGAGAAAGAACCGTCAGTAGCTTGCTGTCTAGGCTCCACCACCCCAAGGTCAGATGGTCAAGATGAGTTGACAATATCCCTAAGCCTTTGAGTCAATGAGTGTGACGAATGATGTTGCAAGCTCTTTGCAAGTCTTGAAattcctgggcctcaaggaaaaacagatgattaattgtgttttcaactgattaagTGTCCCtggtaaagaagaaataaaagaatGCATCCTTATTACTTCTTCCAGATTGACGCTCTCTCGAGATGACCTTTCGTTGATATTTTGAGGTGTTCCATCGCCTTATTAACACCAGTTCGTGTGAATGGAATATGGTTGCTGGTATTAACTGCAAACTCGCAGTTGGTGAAGCTCTGCCATAGTTCTGGGTCAGTTTTATGGCATCAATGTGTGCGATGAATTCTGGAAtgttttgagcataatctagcctgGAATAGGCAAAGAAGAATTTGCAAAGATGCTCCGGTGATACCAAGTAGCGTTGCCAATTACCCCCATATAGCCTCTGGAAACCAATCCCGGCTTCATATACCATCCATGGCCACGGGTTGGAGACTTGGAGCTTGTTGACTATATCTTGGAGTCCACCTCGACTCGAAGCTGGTGAACTTCAACATGCATGTTGACACTGTGGCAAAGAAAGCCAATTCCATCAGAACCTTCCTCAGTAGAAAAATCGGCCACTGTGGACACAAGATCAAGGAGACCAGCTACAAAACCTTCATCCGCCCTCATACACAACGCAACATCAGAAAGATTGAGCAGGTACAGAGAAATTGTGCAAGGTTTGTCACAGGTATCTAAGATCGCTGCAGCAGTGTGGCAGCCATGGTTCAAGATCTCCAATTGCCCACCTGAGCTTGGCTACCAGACGTCTCCAAAGCAGGCTGGAGATGATGTATCGCATTCCGTTTGACTTCATCGACATCAGGTGGTCCCAGTACATGACTCCACTAGCTGCGAACACCAAAGGCCATGGTTCCCGCTTTCAAAATCCGCGATGCAGTTTGACAACTTCAAAGTTATACTTTCCACGCACTATCCGTGACTGGAACAGCCTGTTAACCGACCCAACTGCATCCTGTTTCtttaaggccccgtatccataggctgttcccttgtggcgtgtgcccttgttccgtgttcacttgttctcatgtgacctgccacacagaagtgaccgtagcggccactaagcaaaacaaaggttcgttgtctgtgtgtcaggtcacatgggaacatgTGACCtgacaagtgaacacggaacaagggcacacgccacaagggaacagcctatggatacggggcccaACGCTGTCAAGACTGTGTTGAAGGCCTGCTGGCAGCAATCACCTTACTGAACAGTCTTACTGGCACCTAAGGAGGAGCAGGAGGAGGACTAGCGCCTAACTCTTGTAGCTGTTTCTTGCAATTTAAGGATTCTATTTCCATTATAAATGTCTGGTGCGCTTCTGCAACGCCTGTCTTATCCCTGCAAGTTTCAGTCAGCTGCTTTATGCTGGCTACCAGGGTGTTGCGTACATCGGGTTGATCCTCAAAGAATTTCTCCAATCAGAGATCGAAGAGTGCCTAAAGAGTTAACTGGTGAGCTTCGATCGCTCAGTTGTAACGATtgttatttagttttatttactAGCAATGTTCAGATAAACAGTTGTCTCAATGATAATACATTTGGTACCCAAACTCTTTGCACAcattatatttaaaataatgttgAACACCAAATATCATACAGATTGGTTCAAAAATGTGGCAATTGAAGGATTGGTATTGTTCCAATCATAAATACGTTGTTATTATTGGAATCGTCATATGCCAAAACATATGGTTAGTCATCAAAAACATCTTCCTATGTccattggttcaaaagttatggcattttacgtaaaaaaacctgaaatatggcggccatcttggatttttgctaATTAAGAGTCTTTCTATTgctcttattttgttttcaatgattCGTTGGCCCTTTTATGTGAGTTAAGatagaatataataaatattgtatgacATTTTGAATGAATAGTTATGGTTAATTggtaatttttttctaaaaattggcggccattttgaaattcaaaatggaggctcTTAATGTTAATGGAAAAACTGGCAACCACCTTATTCTTAATCAGTGACGTTTTTAGATGTGTTTAAACATGGTTGCCAAGAATCTACccaaaaatttgctttttttacaTAAGCCAACCGACTATTACGGCTGCTTGGTGCCAACGAGATTTAACCCGAGTACCAAACACAAGCGGATCAGATGTCACTCAAGCGGCAGTAGATTTGGTGGTCCAGAGTGGTATATTCACTGCAGATAATAACTTCCTGAGACGAATCGCTTGTGTGGAATCGAGGGATGGCACTGATCCTAACACATACCGTGCTGGATATGACGGTGGCATCTGGCAGGTAAGATGCATTGGGAGTTTAAAATACGAAAGGAAAAGACATTATTATAGAAGGCTTCAGAAAGAACATGAAAATCATTATACGTGACTATATGTTGAAATGAAATAACGTATTTCGCAACGTAACTATACGCATGTCAACAAACCGGTCATCTTAGATAATATCACTATTTGTTTTATCTGATTAAATTGTAGGTAGATCGCGACGCTTTTGAGAGCACACAGACTCAGAGCTTGTCCCAGATATTTCCGCAGATACAACAAGTTTTTGGAATCACCTGGCAGACAGTGCAATGGAGTGATCTACGTAAGCCGCTATACTCTGCTATTGCAGCGAGAATGTTTTTTCTGTACAACCAGTTCATCTTTCAACAGGTATACTTGGAATTTGCTACCGAAAAAGACATAAATCAAGCCACTAACTGCCCAATCATTAGCAACTACCCCTTTAGTCAATTTCACTCCAAGCTGCCCAGGTCCACCCTAATTAATATTCATGGAACCTGTAGTTACACTTATCACACCCTGTTCAGAGCTCAATCAATAGGGGATCAGAAGGGGATgatcggggggggggcacttaacacaaatgaccatacgggtatgctgcaccggaaagacccccttttcggatatcacagctccgaaagaccccctatatttgaccaaaatagagctcttgattttgataatttcagatcTAAAAGACccgaaaattgctcattcctcatatttctgttttttaggcgattttcaaccaaaaagccaagaaagaccttgATTttaactgttcgcagctccaaaagtccccattttatttgctcgcagcccggttcgcagctccaaaaagaCCCCCTTtctaccggtacgccgtcagctcccaaagacccaccattcaaaattctgggggaacatacccaccaaaaatgtttgatgtgccccccccccccagggcaCATCCTTGGGTAAAATGTACTCATCATTTTTAACAGTGTACCTCTACAAGCAGCTGTTCCTATTAGAGCCCTTATATTTGAAATcacgggggaacatacccaccaaattttttgatgtgccccagGGGGATGATTATATTTCCTTTTTGATACAGAAACTGGGTGTGTACATCCCCAACCCGGGGTCACTCGCAAATATTGGCACgcatcatgtgcctgtcaatagaccaaTTTTTTCTGCAAATATGCCACCCAATGAACTCTTTTTTCAAAGGCTTACACTCAGTGCCATTATTAGTCTATTATACTTTATAGCCTTATAGTCTATATTGTAATGATTTTCTTGTCATTgcctaataataatgatatagcAGGTTAAGCAGCTTGTTAGAAACGATGCTACGAGTATGTTTCGTAATGGTTGTTTTGTCGTTTGCATGCTATATATATCTAACTAGTGCTGATATAGCAGGTCGATCAGTTTACCGGAAACGATACTACGAGTCTGTATTGTAATGATTTTCTTGTCATTTGCATGTAATACCTAACAGTGCTAATATAGCAGGTCAAGCAGCTTACTGGAAACTATTGGTGAAATACGACACATTGTTTTAGGAGTCAGTAGCGTAATGTGTTTCTTGTCGTTTGCAGCCAATACCTAATAGTGCAGCTGATATAGCAGGTCAGGCAGCTTACTGGACACGATACTATGATACCGGACAAGGCACCGGGACGGTATTTGACTTTATTGAGAGTGTGCAGGCGTGTGAAGATCAAGGTGAAAATCCATAAAGTACAAGTTAATGATCATAAGTCGTAATGTCAAAACACATTTTGCACACGTGTTCAGTGCCAAGTTTCCAAAGATGTTTATAAAACTTTCAGCTCAATATTGAAAACTAAACGAACCCTTTCGGATGGTATGACATTGTGGTACATTTCCTAAAATTCAACATAACTTGAGTTGAATTCTCATTTTTTTTTGGCTAAATGTGTTTAAACCACTTTGGATATTTCGCTACCAGCTCGTATTAACCTACGTTCCAGAACCAAGTTTTTTGGCGAATTAAGAGCGTATACAAAACAGGTCAGAAAAGAATTGAACACTTTGCTCTACTTTCCTGTGTAACATTCATTATATTACTACGCACACAACTCATTCTCTCCACAATCATTATAATGAACATTATAGTGCCAAGACGTGTGGGTTTTCCTGCTTGTAACTGTTTTCTACGTATATATAACAGAATGCGCTGTGGAAGGAATTGACTTGGCTTTTGTAATGGACGGTTCTGGAAGCATAGGTGATAACCCTTTTGTAACAGCAAAAAACTTTGTAATGAGAGTTGCTGATGGTTTTAACATTGGTCCTGATAACACGAGGGTTGGACTGATTCAGTACTCGGATTCAGATCCCGGACGACCTGTTATTGAGTTTGACTTCGATGACTATAGCACCAACGCGGACGTGGTAAACGCAGTTGACGCTATCCGGTTGGTTTCCCTTTTTAAGGTTTTGCTTTCATATAACCATGATAGGGGTAGTAATTCCCGGGAGTAATTCTGAGCTATCATTGTTTCATAATATGTTTAATTATATCATTGCGTTGAGACCTGTGGCGTAGCAAAGGCTCATTCAAACAATTCTCATGGATAAAATggagacggcaaagagtaaagtgtcaaaATATGgggaaaaaattgacaaatggggatgaaaatttggctCCCCACCCCAACTAAAAGGCTGGATAGACCTTGGTTGTGTTTCACCGAGAGATGCGCATTATAGCGGCATATACTACAGTGCCCGATTTTATTTAATCTTTCGTGTTTTCCCGTTCTCGGTGTGCTGAAATAATCAATCAAAATGGACTATCATTGCATATCAATTGACATAGAATTTTCTAGTATTTACATTGCATATCGACGCATTTGGGCATAAGTATACCCGTAATCTTACCATAATGCTGTTCTTTGAGACAGGAATCGCTGTTTCGTTTGTAAGAATAATGTAGCCTTGAACATTGGAAGGAAGTTTACTAGAAGGAGTAaagagcaaaaataaataaataaataaataaataaataaataaataaataaataaataaataaataaataaataaataaataaataaataaataaataaataaataaaataataaataaataaataaaataataaataaataaataaataattaattaataaataaaataataaataaataaataaataaataaataaataaataaataaataaataaataaataaataaataaataaataaattaattaattaattaaaaaacaaaacaaaaataaaacacgcGCAATAATGTTGGACCTTTTATTAGTGGTGGTTTAAGAATGGCTAATATAGTGAttcttcaaatttcttagggaaccagcttatttgatgcagtatgatctcctgagcattttttT
Above is a genomic segment from Amphiura filiformis chromosome 10, Afil_fr2py, whole genome shotgun sequence containing:
- the LOC140162022 gene encoding uncharacterized protein, coding for MHVDTVAKKANSIRTFLSRKIGHCGHKIKETSYKTFIRPHTQRNIRKIEQVQRNCASQPTITAAWCQRDLTRVPNTSGSDVTQAAVDLVVQSGIFTADNNFLRRIACVESRDGTDPNTYRAGYDGGIWQVDRDAFESTQTQSLSQIFPQIQQVFGITWQTVQWSDLRKPLYSAIAARMFFLYNQFIFQQPIPNSAADIAGQAAYWTRYYDTGQGTGTVFDFIESVQACEDQECAVEGIDLAFVMDGSGSIGDNPFVTAKNFVMRVADGFNIGPDNTRVGLIQYSDSDPGRPVIEFDFDDYSTNADVVNAVDAIRYQNGSLTLTGGAITHMTNILFGPSRGARPRSLNIPRVAVVITDGKAHDPVLDPANAARDAMITMFAIGVSDYDQGELNQIANDPDAQFTFTADNFDVISNIRALMRTAACRVPVVVPINMPIIGVLDLDAVRYASYPIPPTRMITLKLETPSERYG